CCAAATCGATATCCGCAGGCGGCGTAAATGCCAACTTCGCCTCGATCAATTCTCGCCTAAGTTTGCAGGGGATCCGGCGAGTCGTTGGTAACCGCTCTTGATGGCCTGCGCCAGTTCGTGCACCGCCATTGCGTAATGCGTACTGTGGTTATAGCGGGTAATCACGTAGAAATTCGGATGGCCCAGCAAATATTCGTCGTTGCTTTGATGCCGGAGCAACACCAGCCGCAGCGGATAATCGCAGCCGCAATGGCCGGCCGGTTCGATACCGGCTTGGGCCAACGTGCCGAGCGGATATTCGTGGTCGATACCCGGTTCCAGGCTATCGATGCCGCTATAGCTGCCCCGGGTCCGGCTCACCACCGGTTGGCCGTCGCGCCAGCCGTGCTGGGCAAAATAATTGGCGACGCTGCCGATCGCATCCTCCGGATTCCATAAATCGCGGCGACCGTCGCCGTTGAAATCCACGGCCCACTGCAAAAAGCTGCTGGGCATGAACTGGCCCAACCCCATCGCTCCGGCGAATGAGCCGACCGGTTTGCCGGGATCGATACCTTCGCTACGCGCCATCAGTAAGAAGCTCTCCAGCTCGCTTCGGAAAAATTCGCAGCGGCGTTGGTAATCGAAACCCAATGTGGTCAGCGCATCGATCACCCGGTGGTTGCCGACGAAGCCGCCGAAAGTGGTTTCCACTGCCATGATGCCGAGAATGTACTCGGCCGGAACGCCGTATTGCTGGCTGGCGCGCTGCAAGGCGGCCTGGTGTGTGCGCCAGAACGCTACGCCGCCATCAATATGCCGGGTATCCAGAAACTGGGAACGGTAGCGGGTCCAGCCGCCTTTACTCGGTTTGCCTTTCAAACCTTGGTCGGATTTGGCCAGATAATCCAGCGTCCATTGCTTGCGCTTGGCTTGCGAGAACAAACCGTTCAAATATTCCCTATCGAAACCGTGCTTTTGCACCATCTGCTCGATAAATTGCGTCAGCGCCGGATAGCCGGCGTAATCGCCGCTGACCGCGCCGGCGCGGTAGCCGCCGACGCTGGCAAAAGGTCTCAGGTCGGGTCGGATATGGGCGGATTGGCTGGGCGGATTGGGTTTGACCGCTGCCGAGGCCCGCGGTTGGTTACGCGGCGGCTCGGAGGCGCAGCCGACCAGTGCCGCGGCCAACGCCGCGGCAGCGGCAAATTTGAATATCGGGCTAACAGAGATTAAGTGTGGCAAAAGGGCTGAATCCGGGTTTATTTATAAAGGCTGCCTCCGTCTTCGTCGTTCTCGGCCAGCGACATGCCGGCGGTTTCGAAATTGACGTTCTCGGCCCCCAGTTTGATCATCAGGCGGACTTCGTTGCGGGAGTCGGCAGCGTGTAGAGCATCTTCGTAACTAATTTTACCGGCTGTGTACAGATCGTAAAGCGCCTGGTCGAAAGTCTGCATGCCATGCTCGCGCGAGTTTTTCATCAGCTCCTTCAATTTATGCACTTCGCCTTTGCGCACCAGGTCGGCGACCAACGGCGTATTCAACAGAATTTCGATGGCCGGATAGCGGCCCTTGCCGTCGGCGCGTTGGATCAATTGTTGGGCGACGATCCCGCGCAGATTCAGCGACAAATCCATGAACAACTGGCTGTGCATGTCTTCGGGGAAGAAATGTAAAATCCGGTCCAGCGCCTGGTTGGCGTTGTTGGCGTGCAGCGTGCAGACGCAGAGATGGCCGGTCTCGGCGAAGGTAATCGCGTGTTGCATCGTCTCGCGGGTGCGAACCTCGCCGATCAGAATCACGTCCGGGGCCTGGCGCAGGGTGTTTTTCAAAGCCACTTCGAACGATTCGGTATCCAGCCCCACTTCGCGCTGGGTAATGATGCAGCCCTGGTGCGGATGGATGAACTCGATCGGATCTTCGATGGAAATGATGTGGCCGCTGCTGTTTTCGTTGCGGTGGCGAATCAAGGCCGCCAACGAGGTCGATTTACCGGTACCGGTCGCGCCGACGAACATCACCAGGCCGCGCTTGTGCATGATCAATTCTTTCAACACCGGCGGCAGATGCAATTCTTCCGCGCTTGGAATCGTGGTTTCGATCCGGCGCAACACCATGCCGGCGGAATCGCGCTGGGTGAAGGCGCTGACCCGGAAGCGGCCGAGCTTATGTGCGCTCAACGCAAATTGGCATTCCTTGGTGTTTTCGAATTCGTCGCGCTGGCGCTGCGACATGATGCCGAGTACCAGTTTCATGGTTTGGTCGCTGGTCAGCGGCGTCTTCGAGACTTCGACGACTTTGCCGTTGACTTTCATCGACGGCGGCCGGCCGGCGGTGATGAACAAGTCCGAAGCCCGTTTTTCCACCATCAATGCCAATAGCGCGTTAAAGTCCATCGGTCCTCCTCGCCAATTAGCGGAACATGTCTTTATTGACGGCTCGGGTCATCGCCGCTTTGGCGGTAATCAGGCCCTTGTCGACCAACTCTTTTAAATTTTGGTCCAGCGTCTGCATGCCGTCCTTGCGCCCGGTTTGAATCGCCGAATACATCTGCGCCACCTTAGCTTCGCGGATCAGGTTGCGGATCGCCGGGGTACCGACCATGATCTCGTGCGCAGCGATCCGGCCGCCGCCCACTTTCTTCAACAGCGTTTGCGATATAACCGCTTGCAACGATTCCGATAGCATGGCGCGGATCATGTCTTTCTCGGCCGCCGGGAACACGTCGATAATCCGGTCTATGGTCTTGGCGGCGGAGGTGGTGTGCAGGGTGCCGAACACCAAGTGGCCGGTTTCGGCCGCGGTCAGCGCCAAACGAATGGTTTCCAGGTCGCGCATCTCGCCGACCAGGATGATGTCGGGGTCTTCCCGCAACGCGGAGCGCAACGCTTCGTTGAAACCCAAGGTATCGCGGTGCACCTCGCGCTGGTTGATTAGCGACTTCTGGCTTTCGTGGACGAACTCGATCGGGTCTTCGACGGTCAGGATGTGGGCATAATCGTTATTGTTGATATGGTTGATCATCGCCGCCAACGTGGTCGATTTACCGGAACCGGTCGGTCCGGTCACCAGGATCAAGCCGCGCGGTTTGGTACACAATTCCTGGAAAAACTTGGGTGCATCCAGCTCTTCCAAGGTCAGGACTTTCGACGGAATGGTGCGGAATACCGCGCCGGCGCCGCGGTCCTGGTTGAAGGCGTTGACCCGGAACCGGGCCACGCCGGGCAAGGCGAAGGAAAAGTCGGTTTCCAGAAACTCCTCGTAATCGCGGCGCTGTTTGTCGTTCATGATGTCGTAAATCAGCGCATGCACTTCCTTATGGTTCAGCGCCGGGATGTTGATCCGGCGAATATCGCCGTCCACCCGTATCATCGGCGGCAAACCGGCGGAAAGGTGCAAGTCGGAGGCTTTATTCTTGACGGAAAACGTCAGCAGTTCGGCGATATCCATGGTCGATTCCCAACGGTGTAAATGTCGTTGCCAAGGATAGTACACAAATGGAAACAGGCGGCCGCCCGGGCCGCATTTTTCCGCCGCTTAGTCGGCTGTTCGGGCTTTTTAACCGGTATGGCATCGCCGGCCGGCGCCGCAGCGGCAATGGCGGCCGCGCTGCCGGTTCGCCTTACAAACCGTCCAAAATGCTTTTTTTCTTCTCGGCGTAGTCTTCGGCGGTGATCAATTCGGCTTCGAACAGTTTTTTCAGTTGCGCCAGTTTTTCCATCGGATCGGCGGATGCAGCCTGGGTGGGTGCGGCCGGCGCCGCGGCGGGTTGGTTCATCGCTTGCGCCATGGTTTGGCCGAAACTGATGCCGGCGCCCAAGCCCATACCCATGCCCGCGCCGCCGCCTTCGTTGCGGGCGGCTTCGCGCATCGCCTCCAATTGCTGGATGCGGGCGTAGTCCAGACCGACTTCCTTGGCGGCCTGGGCCTCGGCGGTCATATCGGCGATGCGATTGACGCGTTTCAAGGTTTCTTCGTCGAAGTCGGTGCCTTCGATCCGAAAATCGGTGAGGGCGAAGCCGAGCTCGGCGAACTGCGGCAACAACTTTTGCATCACGCCGGCGGCGATTTCCTCGCGGTTGGTGTCGATGTCCAGATAGCCGAAACGGCTGGTGGCCAGAAAATCGGCCAGCGGCTGGCTGAGGCGGGCGACGATGACGCTACGCAACTGCTCGGTGGTAAACAGGTTTTGTTCGCCGACCACGTTGACGAAAAACTGGGCGGGTTCGGCCAGGCGGTAGCTGTAATTGCCGTAAGCGCGCAGCCCAACCGGAAATTTGTAGGTCGGGTCCAGGTACTTGATCTGCGAGCTGGTGCCCCACTTCTGGTCCAGAATCACGGTCTTGCGGTAGAAATAGATGCCGACCTTGTACTGGCTTTCGAAGAATTGCATGAAGCTGGCAATCGTGGTCCAGAACGGGATGTTGTCGGTTTGCAGATTGTAGGAACCTTCGCTGTCGAACACCGCCTGCACCTTACCGCGGTAGACGAAAATACAACCCTGGCCGGGGCCGACGATTAGCGTCGAGGCGTTTTTGATTTCGTCGCCGTTGTCGGTCCATTGTTCGAACAAGGCGTTCGGTGCCGGATTTTGCCATTCGATGACCGAACGCAATTGGCGTTGCAAACCGTCGAAAAGTCCCATGCGTCTCTCCTGTGGATTTTGAATTGGGTGTTCGCTTGGCGCGCCCGCCGCGTGCGCATCGGCAGGCCGATGCTTAACCACGCCGTTCGGCAAAACGACTAGACTTAGCTGCAGAACGGGTTTGCCCGCCCCGCGCAGTCGACGTTATTCGGCGCACCGGTCGGCAAGCCAGAGTATAGATCAAGCTGGAACAAGCCTATGAAACAGTATTTGGCGCCGGCCTACCAAAGCCGGTTGTGGGACGCGATCCAAAACTTGGAAAACGGCTCGCAGGCCGAAGCGGTGGTGGTATTTCGCGCCCGCTCCGCCGACTATAACTCGGTACCGTTGCTGTGGGGCTTGGCGGCGGCTTGGTTGAGTTTCACCGTAATGATGTACGCGCCGGTTTATTTCGAAAACTGGTTGATTTATTACGCGCCGCTACTGGCGTTTGCCGCGGCCGCCGGCTGCGGCTCGCTGCCGGCGGCCAAGCGCTGCAGCGTGCGCCGGCCAGTGCGCGACAAGTGCGTCGAAATCATGGCCAGGGCCATTTTCCAAAAAGGCGGGATTCAGCATACCAAGGACAAAACCGGCTTCCTGGTGTATTGCTCGTTGCTGGAACGGCGGGTGTTTCTGCTGGCCGACCGCGGTTTGCAGTTGGCGGTGCCGCAGGAGGTATGGCAGGAGTTGCAAAGCGAGTTCGACGGCATATTCGGCGACAGCCAACCGGAACAAAGCCTGCTGCGGGCGCTGGAAAAAACGGCCGCGGCATTCGCCCGCTACTTGCCGGTGCAAGACGGCGACATCAACGAACTGCCGGACCGGCTGGATATCGACTTATGAAAAAGCTGCTCTTGATCCTGGCGCTGGCCGGCCTGGCCGTTTCCCAACCTTTGCCGG
Above is a window of Methylomonas koyamae DNA encoding:
- a CDS encoding type IV pilus twitching motility protein PilT, which gives rise to MDIAELLTFSVKNKASDLHLSAGLPPMIRVDGDIRRINIPALNHKEVHALIYDIMNDKQRRDYEEFLETDFSFALPGVARFRVNAFNQDRGAGAVFRTIPSKVLTLEELDAPKFFQELCTKPRGLILVTGPTGSGKSTTLAAMINHINNNDYAHILTVEDPIEFVHESQKSLINQREVHRDTLGFNEALRSALREDPDIILVGEMRDLETIRLALTAAETGHLVFGTLHTTSAAKTIDRIIDVFPAAEKDMIRAMLSESLQAVISQTLLKKVGGGRIAAHEIMVGTPAIRNLIREAKVAQMYSAIQTGRKDGMQTLDQNLKELVDKGLITAKAAMTRAVNKDMFR
- the mltB gene encoding lytic murein transglycosylase B; translation: MPHLISVSPIFKFAAAAALAAALVGCASEPPRNQPRASAAVKPNPPSQSAHIRPDLRPFASVGGYRAGAVSGDYAGYPALTQFIEQMVQKHGFDREYLNGLFSQAKRKQWTLDYLAKSDQGLKGKPSKGGWTRYRSQFLDTRHIDGGVAFWRTHQAALQRASQQYGVPAEYILGIMAVETTFGGFVGNHRVIDALTTLGFDYQRRCEFFRSELESFLLMARSEGIDPGKPVGSFAGAMGLGQFMPSSFLQWAVDFNGDGRRDLWNPEDAIGSVANYFAQHGWRDGQPVVSRTRGSYSGIDSLEPGIDHEYPLGTLAQAGIEPAGHCGCDYPLRLVLLRHQSNDEYLLGHPNFYVITRYNHSTHYAMAVHELAQAIKSGYQRLAGSPANLGEN
- a CDS encoding SPFH domain-containing protein, whose amino-acid sequence is MGLFDGLQRQLRSVIEWQNPAPNALFEQWTDNGDEIKNASTLIVGPGQGCIFVYRGKVQAVFDSEGSYNLQTDNIPFWTTIASFMQFFESQYKVGIYFYRKTVILDQKWGTSSQIKYLDPTYKFPVGLRAYGNYSYRLAEPAQFFVNVVGEQNLFTTEQLRSVIVARLSQPLADFLATSRFGYLDIDTNREEIAAGVMQKLLPQFAELGFALTDFRIEGTDFDEETLKRVNRIADMTAEAQAAKEVGLDYARIQQLEAMREAARNEGGGAGMGMGLGAGISFGQTMAQAMNQPAAAPAAPTQAASADPMEKLAQLKKLFEAELITAEDYAEKKKSILDGL
- a CDS encoding TPM domain-containing protein gives rise to the protein MKQYLAPAYQSRLWDAIQNLENGSQAEAVVVFRARSADYNSVPLLWGLAAAWLSFTVMMYAPVYFENWLIYYAPLLAFAAAAGCGSLPAAKRCSVRRPVRDKCVEIMARAIFQKGGIQHTKDKTGFLVYCSLLERRVFLLADRGLQLAVPQEVWQELQSEFDGIFGDSQPEQSLLRALEKTAAAFARYLPVQDGDINELPDRLDIDL
- a CDS encoding PilT/PilU family type 4a pilus ATPase, giving the protein MDFNALLALMVEKRASDLFITAGRPPSMKVNGKVVEVSKTPLTSDQTMKLVLGIMSQRQRDEFENTKECQFALSAHKLGRFRVSAFTQRDSAGMVLRRIETTIPSAEELHLPPVLKELIMHKRGLVMFVGATGTGKSTSLAALIRHRNENSSGHIISIEDPIEFIHPHQGCIITQREVGLDTESFEVALKNTLRQAPDVILIGEVRTRETMQHAITFAETGHLCVCTLHANNANQALDRILHFFPEDMHSQLFMDLSLNLRGIVAQQLIQRADGKGRYPAIEILLNTPLVADLVRKGEVHKLKELMKNSREHGMQTFDQALYDLYTAGKISYEDALHAADSRNEVRLMIKLGAENVNFETAGMSLAENDEDGGSLYK